TGGATTTGTGTCCGAGCGCGACAGATGCATAAGACGTCACGGGCTTGCCTAATCCGACGAAGTGGCATGTGGAACCTACAGCCGAGGCAATCTGACCTCTGGCGTTTCCAGCGGGTTTTCCATTGATTGACATCTGGGCAGCTGCTCAGCACTAACCACTGAGTCAAGCAGGGCGAGCGTTATTACCTTACTCCGTACAGTCGTCATCCGGTGTCTTTTAGTCTTTCCCGAATTGGCTCATCCAATTTCCTTGACATCCGATATCCGATCCTCTCCTCCGCTTCACCAATTCTCTGCCCTACGTATCGTTATCCTTTAAAGATCGCCCTCACCATTATTGAATAttccttatatttattatccgGAAACGAGAGCTactcgaggaggaagaatggcGACGTCTGTGCTGCCAGTTGCCTTGCAGAATAAGCTGCTTGGCTATGGCAAGGCTCCCAGCGCCCAGCTGGCTATCCTGAACCTGGACCTGTGAGTGGAGGAACATACCCTGATCTTATTGAAGTGCTAACAATGCGACTATGTACAACAGAATTCGAAATATCGTTTTTATCCTATTTCTGTTTCGCTACGTTCGAAAGACGTTCTATTCTCTACGAGGCTACGGCTTCGTGGGCAGCATCCGCAATATCCTACTCGCGATCCGTTTATATTTCTACTCTATCTTTCTACGATTCCCTGGAGTTCGGGGACAAGTCGACAAACAGGTTTCGACTGCAATTGAAGGCCTAGAATCGAAGCTTGTACCGAACGATCCTGGCATTACACGATATCTCACTTTGCCGAAGGAAGGATGGACGCCTGAGCAGATTCGCGCTGAGCTCGAAAAACTTGGTAATATGGAGCACACACGATGGGAAGATGGTCGTGTCAGTGGTGCTGTGTACCATGGTGGGAAGGACCTGATCAAAATCCAGGCCGAGGCCTTCGAGCAATTCGGTGTCACCAATCCCATCCATCCGGATGTTTTCCCAGGCGTTCGAAAAATGGAGGCCGAAGTTGTTGCAATGGTATATTACTCCCACGGTGAAGCTGAGATATGTGTATGGTAGCTTACTTTGTTTGACACAGGTCCTCGCGATGTTTAACGGTCCTTCCGATGGCGCCGGAGTAACGACTAGTGGCGGCACTGAATCGATTCTCATGGCTTGCTTGGGTGCACGTAACAAAGCGCGCGCTGAACGAGGCGTGACAGAACCTGAAATGTGAGTTTGCACTGATTCTCTTGTTTTAATCAGTACTAAACAGTTTGAAGGATTATCCCCGACACTGCTCATGCTGCATTCATCAAGGCCTGCAACTACTTTGGTATGAAGCTGCACCGTGTTCCATGCCCCGCCCCAGAGTTCAAGGTCGATGTCACTGCGGTGCGACGACTGATCAATTCCAACACTGTTTTGCTGGTTGGTTCCGCGCCGAACTTCCCCCATGGTATCGTTGACGACATTCCCGCGCTATCTCGGCTTGCCACCCATTATAAGATTCCTCTCCACGTCGACTGCTGCCTGGGTTCATTCATTATTGCACATCTCAAGAAGGCTGGTTTCCCATCGCCTtacgaagaggaggggggttTTGATTTCCGCCAACCAGGTGTTACTAGCATTAGTGTCGACACGCACAAGTACGGGTTCGCGCCGAAGGGCAACTCGGTGTTATTGTACCGGAGTAAGGCGTACCGCAGCCACCAATATTTTATCTACCCTGACTGGTCCGGTGGTGTCTATGCGTCTCCTTCGGTTGCTGGGTCACGGCCAGGTGCGTTGATCGCAGGCTGCTGGGCCAGTCTCATGAACGTGGGTGAGTCCGGCTATATCAAAAGCTGTCTTGACATTGTCAATgcggcgaagaagtttgAATCAGCCATCAACGAGGATGCACGCCTTTCTAGCCATCTCCAGATCGTTGGACAGCCCATGGTCAGCGTTATAGCATTTGAGAGCAAGAATGTTGCCATTGACATTTACGACATTGCTGATGACCTTTCCTCTAAGGGCTGGCACCTTAATGCCCTACAATCGCCTCCCGCCATGCATGTTGCTTTCACAATCCCCACAGCTGCTGCCGTTGATACGCTCATTACAGACGTGATTGcggttgttgagaaagaACTGGAGAAGGCTGAAGAGCGAAAGCGCCAAGGCAAATCATATGCTATCAAACGCGGCGACACTGCTGCCCTTTATGGCGTGGCTGGGAGCATGCCCGATAAGAGCATCGTCAGCCGCCTCGCAGAAGGATTCCTTGACACCCTGTACAAAGCCTAGAAGGTTTCTTGACGTTTGATTAAACGTTATTTGTTAATGTGCATTCGAGAGTTGGAATTGTCCGAGTGTCATGCTTCTCAACATAAGGGGATACGGTGTTTGGGTGTTATTTTTTGTATTGATATCCTATAGCCTCACCGGCTTTTCAATATTAATTTTACCACTGTTGTTAGGAAAGACCAATATCAGTGTTTGAAAGTTCAAGATTCCCTAAATCTAGAACAAGAAGATATAGGTATGTATAGTACAGTGACAAAAGTGACAAAAGTGATATCGCTCAATGCAATTGAAGTAACCGGCATTACTGTCCTCTCAACTCGATTTCCCCAGCACAGGAATATCGCGCAAAGTGACAATCTCTCAACCCACCAATGTCGTCGATTCTCAATCCCAACTCCAGATAAAACCCAACTCAATAAAAGATTTATACACGCAAAGAAAGAACAGACACAGGGCGTCCATATTCATACAGAAAAAAAttagaaagaggaggagaaataaaCCATTTCTCTACTCCCCCCTCTTCTGAGCCCATTCCATCGCCGACGTTCTCTCAACATAGTATCCGGGGTCGGGCTTCCGCTCCAGATGCATCTCTTGTTTCGTCATTCGCTTTTCGACTTCCTGAACTTCGACGAGTTCCTTCACTTTCATGATCTGTCCAACTGTTGATTGGGAGACGGGGTGGAAAACAGTGGCCATGCGCTTCTTGAGTCCGAGAGCCTTAAGCACGTCTGTTGTTCGTCGGGGAAGACCGATTGCGGAGCGAACGAGGGTGACGCGGAAGTAGCTCATGTTGATATGTTCTTTATAATTTCCCGTAGAATTGACAAGGAGCGAAACTGAGGAAGCTGGGTTCGTTGCAAAGACTGCTTTATTGCGTGGGATTGGgggttggttgttggtggctCCGGTTAGGGTATGTTCGTGCCGGTCGGGTCGCTAACGAAGGAGTTGTTAAACACGGAAAGCAATTTGTCCATGCGCGGTTGAATTAAGAGTTGAGCGTTTCTGAAATACCAATTCTTTGCCGCGAACCGGTGTGAAATGAAGCTGGTCAACTCTCGTGGCCCGGAAATTTTGACTTTCCCCATTTAGAGAGGTCGTTGGGCGGAGAGTCACGTGAAGTGGGATTCTGCCGTGGTGCTTTAGACACGCAGTGCTACTTGGGGATCTACCGAATTCAACGATGATTGCGTG
Above is a window of Aspergillus puulaauensis MK2 DNA, chromosome 2, nearly complete sequence DNA encoding:
- a CDS encoding sphinganine-1-phosphate aldolase DPL1 (COG:E;~EggNog:ENOG410PIG6;~InterPro:IPR015424,IPR002129,IPR015421,IPR015422;~PFAM:PF00282;~TransMembrane:2 (o23-43i55-74o);~go_function: GO:0003824 - catalytic activity [Evidence IEA];~go_function: GO:0016831 - carboxy-lyase activity [Evidence IEA];~go_function: GO:0030170 - pyridoxal phosphate binding [Evidence IEA];~go_process: GO:0019752 - carboxylic acid metabolic process [Evidence IEA]); protein product: MATSVLPVALQNKLLGYGKAPSAQLAILNLDLIRNIVFILFLFRYVRKTFYSLRGYGFVGSIRNILLAIRLYFYSIFLRFPGVRGQVDKQVSTAIEGLESKLVPNDPGITRYLTLPKEGWTPEQIRAELEKLGNMEHTRWEDGRVSGAVYHGGKDLIKIQAEAFEQFGVTNPIHPDVFPGVRKMEAEVVAMVLAMFNGPSDGAGVTTSGGTESILMACLGARNKARAERGVTEPEMIIPDTAHAAFIKACNYFGMKLHRVPCPAPEFKVDVTAVRRLINSNTVLLVGSAPNFPHGIVDDIPALSRLATHYKIPLHVDCCLGSFIIAHLKKAGFPSPYEEEGGFDFRQPGVTSISVDTHKYGFAPKGNSVLLYRSKAYRSHQYFIYPDWSGGVYASPSVAGSRPGALIAGCWASLMNVGESGYIKSCLDIVNAAKKFESAINEDARLSSHLQIVGQPMVSVIAFESKNVAIDIYDIADDLSSKGWHLNALQSPPAMHVAFTIPTAAAVDTLITDVIAVVEKELEKAEERKRQGKSYAIKRGDTAALYGVAGSMPDKSIVSRLAEGFLDTLYKA
- the MRPL33 gene encoding mitochondrial 54S ribosomal protein uL30m (COG:J;~EggNog:ENOG410PST3;~InterPro:IPR036919,IPR016082,IPR005996;~PFAM:PF00327;~go_component: GO:0015934 - large ribosomal subunit [Evidence IEA];~go_function: GO:0003735 - structural constituent of ribosome [Evidence IEA];~go_process: GO:0006412 - translation [Evidence IEA]); this encodes MSYFRVTLVRSAIGLPRRTTDVLKALGLKKRMATVFHPVSQSTVGQIMKVKELVEVQEVEKRMTKQEMHLERKPDPGYYVERTSAMEWAQKRGE